Below is a window of Agrobacterium vitis DNA.
GTGGCGGCAAGCTGCTGGAGAAGATGGCCACCTATGGCACCGTTACCTGCCGTAGCCATGCCGATATCGATACGGAAGTCGGATTGGCCGGGCTGGAAGCTATCCTGTCCCTCAAGCAAAGCCATGGTCATCTGGTCGATATTCAGACGGTGGCGTTTCCGCAGTCCGGCGTCTTGGCCGATCCCGGCACTGCCGATCTGCTGGAGCAGGCGGTCAAGGCAGGGGCGGACCTGATCGGCGGTCTCGACCCGGCTGGAATAGACGATGACATTACCGGCCACCTCAACGCAATTTTTGCCATCGCCGGTCGTTACGGCGTCGGGGTGGATCTGCATCTTCACGATCCGGGTCCGCTCGGGGCTTTCGAAATCCGCCAGATCGCCAAACGGGCTTTGGCGCATGGTCTTCATGGCAAATGCGCCGTCAGCCATGCCTATTGCCTGGGCGCGCTGGATGATATGGATTTCGGGCGCACGGCGGAAGCGCTGGCGCGCGCCGATGTGGCGATCATGACCACCGGTCCTGGCGATACCAGCATGCCGCCGATCAAGCGGCTGAAGGCTGCGGGCGTGCGGGTGTTTTCCGGAAATGACAATATCCGCGATGCCTGGTCGCCGCTCGGCAATGGCGATCTCCTGGAGCGGGCCAGCATTCTCTGCGACCGGCAGAATTTTCGCGCCGATGCCGATCTTGAACATGCCTTCGCGCTGGTCAGTACCCTCCCGGCTGAGGTTTTGGGGCGCAGCAGTGCGGCCCTCGGCAAAGGGAGCCCAGCCGATTTTATCATCCTGCCAGTCGCCTCGATTGCCGAAGCCGTGGCGGCGCGCCCGATGGAGCGCATGGTGTTCAAGGCGGGTGTGCTGATTGCCAGCAACGGTAATCTCGTCGCCTTGTGACGGTCGCTCATCCATGGGATATCGTTTGCGGATAGAAAGAGATTTCATGCGGCAGAGACGGTGGCTGGATGATTGTCAGCCAAAGAGGGGAATGAAAACGCATGGCGATTGATTTCGTGTTGCGCCGCGCCAGGCTGCCGATGTCGGCGCAGCCGCTGGACATCGCCTTCGAGGCGGGGCGGATTGTTGCGCTGGAGGCGGAATTCCGTTGCGATGCGCCGCAGGAGGATGCGGCAGGCCGGTTGGTCTGTGCCGGGTTGATCGAAACCCACCTGCATCTCGACAAGGCAGGGATCATCGGGCGCTGTCGGGTGTGTAGCGGAACACTGGCGGAAGCAGTATCAGAGACCTCGAAAGCCAAGCAGGCCTTTACCGAGGAAGATGTCTATGCCCGCGCCGCCGATGTCGTGGAACGAGCCATCGTACATGGCACGACCCGGATCAGGACCTTCGTGGAGATCGATCCGCGCGCCGGTTTCCGGTCGTTTTCGGCGATCCGCAAACTGAAGGTCGATTACGCCCATCTGGTCGATATTGAAATCTGCGCCTTTGCCCAGGAAGGGTTGACCAATGAGCCGGAAACGGAGCGGATGCTGGAAATCGCCTTGTCGCAAGGGGCGGATCTGATTGGTGGCTGCCCTTACACGGACCCTCGGCCAGCCGAGCATATTTCCAGGATCTTCACGCTGGCCCAGCGCTTCGATGTGCCTGTTGATTTCCATCTCGATTTCGATCTCGATCCTTCAGGGTCCAACCTGCCGACGGTCATTGCCCAGACGCTGGCGCGGGGTTACCAAGGCAAGGTGTCCGTCGGCCATGTCACCAAGCTTTCCGCAATTTCTCCCGACGAAGTGGAGCGGGTGGCAAAGCAATTGGCCGAAGCGGGTATTACGGTGACGGTTCTGCCCGCTACCGATCTGTTTCTGACCGGCCGGGATATCGATCATCTTTGCCCAAGGGGAGTTGCTCCGGCACATCTTCTGGCCCGCCAGGGGGTGAATGTCACCATCTCGACCAATAATGTCCTCAACCCGTTTACGCCGTTTGGCGATGTTTCGCTGATGCGCATGGCCAACCTCTACGCCAATGTTGCCCAACTGGCGACGCCTGCGGATCTGAACCAGGTCTTCGAGATGATCACCCGTTTCCCGGCCCGGCTGATGGGGCTGGATGAACAGCTGAAGGTCGGGGCTGCGGCTGATCTCGTCCTGTTTGATGCCGTCTCCGGTGCCGAGGCCGTGGCAACGATTGCGCCTGCGATGGCGGGCTGGAAAAGCGGCATCAAGACCTTCGAACGCAAGCCGCCGCAGCTTTATCGGTAACGTCAAAATATCAGCGCATGGTCATCTCTCCGTCATGTTTTCATGCTGATGTCCGCGCGACTTTTTATCGAGATTTTTCTTTCTATTTCAGGAGTTTGCATGCGTTTGTTGTTCCTGCCAGCTGTGGTTGCCGCCATGACCGTTTCTTCCCTGAGCCTTGCCGCCGCGCCCGCCGCCTGGCCGGATACGCCCGTTTCGCGTTTGCAGGCGCTCGCCGTATTGCAAACGCTGAATGCCGACCTGTTGAGCCATGACAGTGCCACGCTGACGCTGGACCGCTGGTGCAGCATTCATAAGCTGGCGGATGGAGCAAAAATCACTGCCGAACGGGTAAAGGATATCGACAAGCCCGCCACGGTC
It encodes the following:
- a CDS encoding amidohydrolase: MSATLVVFNARNGLGEPVDIVIAGSTIAAIGAAVGEGVSTEKPRIDARGGLVLPGLVDGHVHLDKTLIGMPFIAHIPGGSVAERIRAEKALRRSLPLPVEVRGGKLLEKMATYGTVTCRSHADIDTEVGLAGLEAILSLKQSHGHLVDIQTVAFPQSGVLADPGTADLLEQAVKAGADLIGGLDPAGIDDDITGHLNAIFAIAGRYGVGVDLHLHDPGPLGAFEIRQIAKRALAHGLHGKCAVSHAYCLGALDDMDFGRTAEALARADVAIMTTGPGDTSMPPIKRLKAAGVRVFSGNDNIRDAWSPLGNGDLLERASILCDRQNFRADADLEHAFALVSTLPAEVLGRSSAALGKGSPADFIILPVASIAEAVAARPMERMVFKAGVLIASNGNLVAL
- a CDS encoding amidohydrolase family protein, giving the protein MAIDFVLRRARLPMSAQPLDIAFEAGRIVALEAEFRCDAPQEDAAGRLVCAGLIETHLHLDKAGIIGRCRVCSGTLAEAVSETSKAKQAFTEEDVYARAADVVERAIVHGTTRIRTFVEIDPRAGFRSFSAIRKLKVDYAHLVDIEICAFAQEGLTNEPETERMLEIALSQGADLIGGCPYTDPRPAEHISRIFTLAQRFDVPVDFHLDFDLDPSGSNLPTVIAQTLARGYQGKVSVGHVTKLSAISPDEVERVAKQLAEAGITVTVLPATDLFLTGRDIDHLCPRGVAPAHLLARQGVNVTISTNNVLNPFTPFGDVSLMRMANLYANVAQLATPADLNQVFEMITRFPARLMGLDEQLKVGAAADLVLFDAVSGAEAVATIAPAMAGWKSGIKTFERKPPQLYR